In one window of Frigoriglobus tundricola DNA:
- a CDS encoding group II intron maturase-specific domain-containing protein yields the protein MVGELNSFLSGWVTYFRRAAMRSHLVERDDWVRRELRCVRLKPCKRVKPMVDAFVRQGVSLRQAWCTALSGKGWWRKSGAPVANPAMPSSWWKRLGLACLVDRYEALQAR from the coding sequence ATGGTCGGGGAACTCAACTCGTTTCTGAGCGGATGGGTGACGTACTTTCGCCGCGCGGCGATGCGGAGCCATTTGGTCGAACGAGACGACTGGGTTCGCCGGGAGTTGCGGTGCGTGCGGTTGAAGCCGTGCAAGCGAGTGAAACCGATGGTGGACGCCTTCGTTCGGCAGGGCGTGTCGTTGCGTCAAGCGTGGTGTACCGCGTTGTCGGGGAAGGGCTGGTGGCGGAAGTCGGGGGCGCCCGTGGCGAACCCGGCGATGCCGTCCAGTTGGTGGAAGCGTCTCGGACTGGCGTGCCTCGTCGATCGATACGAGGCGTTACAAGCACGTTAG
- a CDS encoding reverse transcriptase family protein translates to MADLDQERERRGHTFCRYANDGNIYVRSEAAGRRVIASVMTFLEAKLQLRVNRWKSAVARVEERKFLSHRLLSDGRLGLAPVSRERAKDRIRSITRRNRGIASSGWSGNSTRF, encoded by the coding sequence TTGGCCGACCTGGACCAGGAACGGGAGCGTCGGGGCCACACCTTCTGCCGGTACGCGAATGACGGCAACATTTACGTGCGGTCGGAAGCGGCCGGTCGGCGGGTGATAGCGTCGGTCATGACGTTCCTGGAGGCGAAACTCCAGCTGCGTGTCAATCGGTGGAAGAGTGCAGTGGCACGGGTCGAGGAGCGGAAGTTCCTCAGCCATCGACTTCTGAGCGACGGGCGGTTGGGGCTCGCGCCGGTGAGTCGGGAGCGGGCCAAGGACCGCATCCGATCGATCACCCGTCGGAATCGGGGCATCGCCTCGAGCGGATGGTCGGGGAACTCAACTCGTTTCTGA
- a CDS encoding OB-fold protein yields the protein MPIRITCPSCSATLSVKDEYAERAVKCPKCSGVIPASQPPAPAPAAPPTPAKAAPVAPPPPERAPFEALDEPAPARASGKPVRSKRADGDDDRPAKRERRDDEDDGRPVKRRRHDGDEPDRAGRGKRAEGGSNAALIVGIVCATLLTCCGSVGFGVYWFMVKTKEAVVETLDKAKEALENSNFLVSQRSYGELKVGTTTRAQAEATLSKGKTATADDLRKAFGADQKKIDAWTPKANQSRVVYWRNGDDYILAAFHPNAEDQGRVQAKEWRPKNGAPTSAGELDDAKFLQQYPPIGPTTEVRAEDLAKQTDDDAPAARDKYQNKTFILSGKLLRISARGNTLEVVLEGAAKGQLKEITCALRAGQAPFSYGRGQRIKVSGKCTGFGLDEFADGTLSGAAAPDPSVQVSAATLIADYANPGTADPKYKNKDLTISGARIERVENGRIVITTVGKNDDRKITVAFDTDLKSQFPYLRAGATIKIKGKCTGLTDADIDVEDAWFTQ from the coding sequence ATGCCGATCCGCATAACGTGTCCGTCATGTTCCGCGACACTTTCGGTGAAGGACGAGTACGCCGAACGGGCCGTGAAGTGCCCCAAGTGCAGCGGCGTCATCCCCGCTTCTCAGCCGCCCGCGCCCGCCCCGGCGGCTCCGCCCACGCCGGCGAAAGCCGCTCCGGTCGCTCCCCCGCCGCCGGAGCGGGCGCCGTTCGAAGCGCTGGACGAACCGGCGCCCGCCCGGGCCAGCGGCAAACCGGTCCGGTCGAAGAGGGCGGACGGTGACGACGACCGGCCGGCGAAGCGCGAGCGGCGCGACGACGAGGACGACGGCCGGCCGGTGAAGCGCAGGCGGCACGACGGCGATGAGCCGGACCGAGCGGGCCGCGGCAAGAGAGCCGAGGGCGGGTCGAACGCGGCGCTGATCGTCGGCATCGTCTGCGCCACCCTGCTCACCTGCTGCGGGAGCGTCGGGTTCGGCGTCTACTGGTTCATGGTGAAGACGAAGGAGGCGGTGGTCGAGACCCTCGATAAGGCGAAAGAGGCCCTCGAAAACTCTAACTTCTTGGTGTCCCAACGGAGTTACGGGGAGCTGAAGGTCGGAACGACGACCCGGGCGCAAGCGGAGGCCACTCTCTCCAAGGGGAAGACCGCGACCGCCGACGACCTGAGGAAGGCGTTCGGCGCGGACCAGAAGAAGATCGATGCCTGGACCCCGAAGGCCAATCAGAGCCGGGTCGTGTACTGGCGCAACGGCGACGATTACATCCTGGCCGCGTTCCACCCGAACGCCGAGGACCAGGGGCGCGTTCAGGCCAAGGAGTGGCGCCCGAAGAATGGCGCGCCCACCTCCGCCGGGGAACTCGACGACGCGAAGTTCCTCCAGCAGTACCCGCCCATCGGCCCCACGACCGAAGTGCGGGCCGAAGACCTGGCCAAGCAGACGGACGACGACGCGCCGGCGGCGCGGGACAAGTACCAAAACAAGACGTTCATCCTGAGCGGGAAGCTGTTGAGAATTTCGGCGCGGGGCAACACGCTGGAGGTCGTCCTGGAGGGCGCGGCGAAGGGCCAGCTTAAAGAAATCACCTGCGCGCTGCGCGCCGGCCAAGCGCCGTTCTCCTACGGCCGGGGGCAGCGCATCAAGGTGTCCGGGAAGTGCACGGGGTTCGGCCTCGACGAGTTCGCGGACGGCACGCTCTCGGGTGCCGCGGCCCCCGACCCTTCGGTGCAGGTCTCGGCGGCGACCCTGATCGCCGATTACGCGAACCCGGGGACCGCCGACCCGAAATACAAGAACAAGGACCTCACGATTTCTGGCGCCCGGATCGAGCGCGTCGAGAACGGCCGGATCGTGATCACAACAGTCGGTAAGAATGACGACCGCAAAATTACTGTTGCGTTCGACACGGATCTGAAGAGCCAGTTCCCGTACTTGCGGGCCGGCGCGACGATCAAGATCAAGGGGAAATGTACCGGACTGACCGACGCGGACATCGATGTCGAAGACGCGTGGTTCACACAGTGA
- the ilvB gene encoding biosynthetic-type acetolactate synthase large subunit: MADPNTTVAPSAPMSGADILVHSLIRHGVDTVFAYPGGASMPIHQALTRVSGTLRTILPRHEQGGGFMGHGYSRTTGKASVCVSTSGPGATNFVTCIADAKMDSIPLIAITGQVSTNVLGNDAFQETPMVEICRGITKHHYLLTRTEDVTRVVKEAFHIATTGRPGPVLIDICKDVQTKSIVPDWDPPMDLPGYRPLRKATRPELEAVIAAIRASKKPFIYAGGGVTHSGAAAELKEFAELLGAPVGLTVHGLGNFPADHYLCLQMLGMHGTVYSNYAINDADLLLALGVRFDDRVTGKLSEFAKHGKIVHIDIDKSEIHKNKFAHVPVHSDLKAALGGLNALLKEEKNADLTAGGRYPDWWRQIDAWREAEPLKFVEPEHAIIPQFAIHRLWEILRDRNQLDRTIITTGVGQHQMWAAQFFHFNTPRKWITSGGLGTMGFGLPSALGAQVAFPNDLVIDIDGDGSFLMNVQELATAFAEKIPAKVLLLNNQHLGMVMQWEDRFFGSNRGHTYLGAGEDLPPYPDFCKIAEGFGVAARSVTDKADLDAALVEMIEAPGPFLLNVHVPHQEHVLPMIPAGATVKDIIKA, translated from the coding sequence ATGGCCGATCCGAACACGACCGTGGCCCCGAGCGCCCCCATGAGCGGCGCCGACATCCTCGTGCACAGCCTGATCCGCCACGGCGTCGACACCGTCTTCGCGTACCCGGGCGGGGCGAGCATGCCCATCCACCAGGCGCTCACCCGCGTCAGCGGCACGCTCCGCACCATCCTCCCGCGCCACGAGCAGGGCGGCGGGTTCATGGGCCACGGCTACAGCCGCACCACCGGCAAGGCCAGCGTGTGCGTCTCCACCAGCGGCCCCGGCGCGACGAACTTCGTGACGTGCATCGCCGACGCCAAGATGGACTCCATCCCGCTCATCGCCATTACCGGGCAGGTGAGCACGAACGTCCTGGGCAACGACGCGTTCCAGGAAACGCCGATGGTGGAGATCTGCCGCGGCATTACCAAGCACCACTACCTCCTGACCCGCACCGAGGACGTCACCCGGGTGGTGAAGGAGGCGTTCCACATCGCCACGACCGGCCGCCCCGGCCCGGTCCTCATCGACATCTGCAAGGACGTGCAGACCAAATCGATCGTGCCCGACTGGGACCCGCCGATGGACCTGCCCGGCTACCGCCCGCTGCGGAAGGCCACGCGGCCCGAACTCGAGGCCGTGATCGCCGCCATCCGGGCGAGCAAGAAGCCGTTCATCTACGCCGGCGGTGGGGTCACCCACAGCGGCGCCGCCGCCGAACTCAAGGAGTTCGCGGAACTGCTCGGCGCGCCCGTGGGCCTCACCGTCCACGGCCTCGGGAACTTCCCGGCCGACCACTACCTGTGCCTCCAGATGCTCGGCATGCACGGCACGGTGTACTCGAACTACGCGATCAACGACGCCGACCTGCTGCTCGCGCTGGGCGTGCGGTTCGACGACCGCGTGACCGGCAAGCTCAGCGAGTTCGCCAAGCACGGCAAGATCGTCCACATCGACATCGACAAGTCGGAGATCCACAAGAACAAGTTCGCCCACGTCCCGGTCCACAGCGACCTGAAGGCGGCGCTCGGCGGCCTCAACGCGCTCTTGAAAGAGGAGAAGAACGCGGACCTGACGGCGGGCGGGCGGTACCCGGACTGGTGGCGCCAGATCGACGCCTGGCGCGAGGCCGAGCCGCTCAAGTTCGTCGAGCCCGAGCACGCGATCATCCCGCAGTTCGCCATTCACCGGCTGTGGGAGATCCTGCGCGACCGCAACCAGCTCGACCGCACGATCATCACGACCGGCGTGGGCCAGCACCAGATGTGGGCGGCGCAGTTCTTCCACTTCAACACGCCGCGGAAGTGGATCACCAGCGGCGGCCTCGGCACGATGGGCTTCGGCCTGCCGAGCGCGCTGGGGGCCCAGGTCGCGTTCCCGAACGACCTCGTCATCGACATCGACGGCGACGGCAGCTTCCTGATGAACGTGCAGGAGCTGGCGACCGCGTTCGCGGAGAAGATTCCCGCCAAGGTGCTGCTGCTGAACAACCAGCACCTCGGGATGGTGATGCAGTGGGAGGACCGGTTCTTCGGCTCGAACCGCGGCCACACGTACCTGGGGGCGGGCGAGGACCTGCCGCCGTACCCGGACTTCTGCAAGATCGCGGAGGGCTTCGGGGTGGCGGCGCGGAGCGTCACCGATAAGGCCGATCTGGACGCCGCGCTCGTGGAGATGATCGAGGCGCCGGGGCCGTTCCTGCTGAACGTCCACGTGCCGCACCAGGAACACGTGCTGCCGATGATCCCCGCCGGCGCGACCGTGAAGGACATCATCAAGGCGTGA
- a CDS encoding FG-GAP-like repeat-containing protein: MSNWLTRRTDRRPTNKVRRPALRLEALEAREVPAVAIQINYSLDSTGFFTNNPAAQAILQQAANELGNSLNENLSAITPSGSNTWNATFFDPRTGSVTSVANLNVAANTLVVFVGARALNSSEAGYGGYGGYSSTGTAAWNSTIQTRGATGFAPWGGSVTFDTTQNWYFGQSASVPSNQLDFYSVAEHELGHILGIGTSPQWTNLSQGGYFLGANAEAVYGGPVPVTADDGHWANNLTVNGARGVMDPSLPYGTRVNWSALDAAALRDLGWNSTAAASPPVSPPPPALPPATVALSGSANGTVALFSVVNGALYQNGQAFTPFPGYTGEIRMTAGDFNGDGVTDYAFTNGTGSPSVIEIVDGRTGGFLLPPTAPFGAYSGGLYLAAGDIDHNGQDQLIVAGQNAPPIVLIYQVANGGLQLQMSFIAFDAPWFGGGIRVAAGDLNGDGYADVVVSTASQVGAVATYSGAALAHGQVSELFPMFFLVPGSPVGLNVAVGNLENNGYDDLAITFGTGGPGVVAIWSGAVLTQNPTTSPMNLPLAALFLAVPGNQGARLATVDVNGSGVDQLIVTSADPSNSLVRLYTFAQAQAGVGSVAYPLGTSTINGVYAADHVQPANSDTTQNPDATSPPPPSTTANTNTTYTVTAAPPNHKCTCPACTALANIATGASLIASITVK; the protein is encoded by the coding sequence ATGTCGAACTGGCTGACCCGCCGCACCGATCGCCGTCCCACGAACAAGGTCCGGCGCCCCGCACTGCGGCTCGAGGCGCTCGAGGCGCGGGAGGTGCCGGCGGTCGCGATCCAGATCAACTACTCGCTGGACAGCACCGGGTTCTTCACCAACAACCCGGCCGCCCAGGCGATCCTGCAACAGGCGGCGAACGAGCTGGGCAACAGCCTCAACGAGAACCTGTCCGCCATCACCCCGTCCGGCAGCAACACCTGGAACGCAACGTTCTTCGACCCGCGCACCGGGTCCGTCACGTCGGTGGCGAACCTGAACGTCGCCGCGAACACGCTCGTGGTGTTCGTCGGGGCGCGGGCGCTCAACAGCTCGGAGGCCGGGTACGGCGGCTACGGCGGGTACTCCAGCACCGGCACGGCGGCGTGGAACAGCACGATCCAGACGCGCGGCGCGACCGGGTTCGCGCCGTGGGGCGGGAGCGTCACGTTCGACACCACGCAGAACTGGTACTTCGGACAGTCCGCCTCCGTGCCCTCGAACCAGCTCGACTTCTACTCGGTCGCGGAACACGAACTGGGCCACATCCTCGGCATCGGCACGTCGCCCCAGTGGACGAACCTGTCCCAGGGCGGGTACTTCCTGGGCGCCAACGCCGAGGCCGTGTACGGGGGGCCGGTGCCCGTGACCGCCGACGACGGGCACTGGGCCAACAACCTGACCGTGAACGGCGCGCGGGGCGTGATGGACCCGTCCCTGCCCTACGGCACGCGGGTGAACTGGTCGGCGCTGGACGCCGCGGCGCTCCGGGACCTGGGCTGGAACTCGACCGCGGCCGCGTCGCCGCCCGTCAGCCCGCCCCCGCCCGCGCTGCCGCCCGCGACGGTCGCGCTCAGCGGGAGCGCGAACGGCACCGTGGCCCTGTTCTCCGTGGTCAACGGGGCCCTGTACCAGAACGGCCAGGCGTTCACCCCGTTCCCCGGCTACACCGGCGAGATCCGGATGACCGCCGGGGACTTCAACGGCGACGGGGTGACGGATTACGCGTTCACCAACGGGACCGGATCGCCCTCGGTGATCGAGATCGTGGACGGCCGCACCGGCGGGTTCCTGCTGCCCCCGACGGCCCCGTTCGGCGCGTACAGCGGCGGGCTGTACCTGGCGGCCGGCGACATCGACCACAACGGCCAGGACCAGCTCATCGTCGCCGGCCAGAACGCCCCGCCGATCGTGCTGATCTACCAGGTGGCCAACGGCGGGCTCCAGCTCCAGATGAGTTTCATCGCGTTCGACGCGCCGTGGTTCGGCGGCGGCATCCGGGTGGCCGCGGGCGACCTGAACGGCGACGGGTACGCCGACGTGGTGGTCAGCACCGCGTCCCAGGTCGGGGCCGTCGCCACGTACAGCGGGGCCGCACTGGCCCACGGGCAGGTGAGCGAACTGTTCCCGATGTTCTTCCTGGTGCCCGGGAGCCCCGTCGGGCTCAACGTCGCGGTCGGCAACCTGGAGAACAACGGCTACGACGATCTGGCGATCACGTTCGGGACCGGCGGTCCCGGCGTGGTGGCGATCTGGTCCGGTGCGGTTCTCACCCAGAACCCCACCACCTCGCCCATGAACCTGCCGCTCGCGGCCCTGTTCCTCGCCGTCCCGGGCAACCAGGGGGCGCGGCTGGCGACCGTTGACGTGAACGGCTCCGGCGTCGACCAACTGATCGTCACCAGCGCCGACCCGTCCAACTCGCTCGTCCGCCTGTACACCTTCGCCCAGGCCCAGGCCGGCGTCGGATCGGTCGCGTACCCGCTCGGCACCTCCACAATCAACGGCGTGTACGCCGCCGACCACGTGCAGCCGGCCAACTCGGACACCACACAGAACCCCGACGCGACCTCTCCGCCCCCGCCCAGCACCACGGCCAACACGAACACCACGTACACGGTGACCGCGGCGCCGCCGAATCACAAGTGCACGTGCCCGGCCTGCACCGCCCTCGCGAACATCGCCACCGGGGCCTCGCTGATTGCGTCCATCACGGTCAAGTGA
- a CDS encoding TIGR02996 domain-containing protein, translated as MWQPFDTFGEIKGRVRGVSVPYPNGQVLVWTDRGLFSLWYFRSAFVNELARPDQAESLFDAATGVLTWNGAAYRMLGACAPANDPRAFTRHPGGDRVALDPDTDAAHVLDAAGRVQQTIEGVGAASEPWAVAAFGPDGKALVLADPTHVRVFRYQAEAGKERPRWAAVAAAADQKQLLRAVQDNPDEDTPRLMYADWLEEHDDPARAEFVRVQCRLAERGRREPVPPADPDRQREFQLQSQLGERWLAELPAVRGVRWTGFWRGFPVASVASATTLVRAAEKVWDAAPVESVTVTGLNANGARVLAGSPVFDRLRAFTLEGYSARHEGERPLRTLFGSPRAKALRRLALLSALGEAGLIAVFASEHLTGLEWLGVGSGEMTDGAAEAFLAAPGLRSVRGGVFTSYRLTAKWRARLQARFPHAAV; from the coding sequence GTGTGGCAGCCGTTCGACACCTTTGGCGAGATCAAGGGCCGCGTGCGCGGCGTGTCGGTGCCGTACCCGAACGGGCAGGTACTCGTCTGGACCGACCGGGGGCTGTTCTCGCTCTGGTACTTCCGCTCCGCGTTCGTCAACGAACTGGCCCGACCCGATCAGGCCGAATCCCTCTTCGACGCCGCGACCGGCGTGCTGACCTGGAACGGGGCGGCGTACCGGATGCTCGGCGCGTGCGCGCCGGCCAACGACCCGCGCGCGTTCACCCGGCACCCCGGCGGCGACCGCGTCGCGCTCGACCCCGATACCGACGCGGCTCACGTACTCGACGCGGCGGGCCGGGTCCAACAGACGATCGAAGGCGTGGGGGCGGCGTCCGAGCCGTGGGCGGTGGCCGCCTTCGGCCCCGACGGCAAGGCACTGGTTCTGGCCGATCCGACCCACGTGCGCGTGTTCCGCTACCAGGCCGAGGCCGGAAAGGAACGGCCGCGCTGGGCGGCGGTCGCCGCGGCGGCCGACCAGAAACAGCTCCTCCGCGCGGTCCAGGACAACCCGGACGAGGACACGCCCCGGCTCATGTACGCCGACTGGCTGGAGGAACACGACGACCCGGCGCGGGCCGAGTTCGTCCGGGTTCAGTGCCGGCTGGCCGAGCGCGGGCGCCGCGAACCGGTGCCGCCCGCGGACCCGGACCGGCAGCGCGAGTTCCAGCTCCAGAGTCAGTTGGGGGAGCGGTGGCTGGCCGAGTTGCCCGCGGTCCGCGGGGTGCGCTGGACCGGGTTCTGGCGCGGGTTCCCGGTCGCGTCCGTGGCCAGTGCGACGACGCTCGTTCGCGCCGCGGAGAAGGTGTGGGACGCCGCCCCGGTCGAATCGGTCACCGTCACCGGGCTCAACGCGAACGGGGCGCGGGTGCTGGCCGGTTCGCCCGTGTTCGACCGGTTGCGGGCGTTCACACTCGAAGGGTACTCCGCCCGCCACGAGGGCGAACGGCCGCTCCGCACGCTGTTCGGTTCGCCGCGGGCGAAAGCGCTCCGGCGGCTGGCTCTGCTATCCGCTCTCGGAGAGGCGGGGCTGATCGCGGTGTTCGCGAGCGAACATTTGACCGGCCTGGAATGGCTGGGGGTCGGGAGCGGAGAGATGACCGACGGCGCGGCCGAAGCGTTCCTGGCCGCGCCGGGGCTGCGGAGCGTGCGCGGCGGAGTGTTCACGTCGTACCGGCTGACCGCGAAGTGGCGGGCGCGGCTCCAGGCGCGGTTTCCGCACGCGGCGGTGTGA
- a CDS encoding nucleoside 2-deoxyribosyltransferase domain-containing protein, with the protein MPTAPPATYIEALAEYDGPVPSLFLAGGISGTFDWQADVVARLSDLPLVLLNPRRRNFPMDDPTAARTQIEWEYRHLRRATAVLFWFPPETLCPIALYELGGRALVREQPLFVGSHPDYARRLDVEVQLKLARPEVPVASDTATLARHVRDWWNATRSSGGAG; encoded by the coding sequence ATGCCCACCGCACCCCCAGCGACCTACATCGAAGCGCTCGCGGAGTACGACGGCCCCGTGCCGAGCCTGTTTCTCGCTGGTGGCATCAGCGGGACGTTCGACTGGCAGGCCGACGTGGTCGCGCGCCTGTCCGACCTGCCGCTCGTCCTCTTGAACCCGCGGCGGCGGAACTTCCCGATGGACGACCCGACCGCGGCCCGCACCCAGATCGAATGGGAGTACCGCCACCTGCGCCGGGCCACCGCCGTACTGTTCTGGTTCCCGCCCGAAACGCTCTGCCCGATCGCACTGTACGAACTCGGCGGGCGGGCACTCGTCCGCGAGCAACCACTGTTCGTCGGCAGCCACCCCGATTACGCGCGGCGGCTCGACGTGGAGGTTCAGTTGAAACTCGCACGGCCGGAGGTCCCCGTCGCGTCCGATACCGCCACACTCGCCCGGCACGTACGCGACTGGTGGAACGCGACCCGAAGCTCTGGCGGCGCGGGGTAA
- a CDS encoding NADH-quinone oxidoreductase subunit D translates to MPSDPTVIEFDVRTDEMLVNMGPQHPSTHGVLRLVLRTDGEVIFEVTPHLGYLHRCAEKIGENVTPIQFIPYTDRMDYLAGMNMNLGYSLAVEKLCGLKVPEKAQVIRVLICELNRIASHLVGMGAYGLDLGSFSPFLYAFREREHILDLFEDVCGARLTYSYLTIGGAHDDLPAGFTDRVRKFLAYFKPRIPEYHALLTDNHIFVKRTAGIGVLSKQMALDYGCTGPMLRGSLDRTKGDPDWDLRKTEPYSGYEQYAFDVPLPPYDRAPHGAAIGDCWHRFYVRMLEVVEAIKIVEQAAAKYDAIHAEGERARAEFAARKPTLSADDLKKAESEWATLLKTKYAHRVEPPRQLTPGECYVETECPRGQMGFHVVGRPSKENVPLRVRARSSCFANLSVTGELCKGCLIADIPAIVGSIDVVMGEIDR, encoded by the coding sequence ATGCCTTCTGACCCCACCGTCATCGAGTTCGACGTCCGCACCGACGAAATGCTCGTCAACATGGGTCCGCAGCACCCCAGCACGCACGGCGTGCTGCGGCTCGTGCTCCGCACCGACGGCGAGGTCATCTTCGAGGTGACGCCGCACCTCGGCTACCTGCACCGGTGCGCCGAGAAGATCGGTGAGAACGTCACGCCGATCCAGTTCATCCCGTACACGGACCGGATGGACTACCTCGCCGGCATGAACATGAACCTCGGCTACTCGCTCGCCGTCGAGAAGCTGTGCGGGCTGAAGGTGCCCGAAAAGGCCCAGGTCATCCGCGTGCTGATCTGCGAGCTGAACCGGATCGCGTCGCACCTCGTCGGCATGGGGGCCTACGGGCTCGACCTCGGCTCGTTCAGCCCGTTCCTCTACGCGTTCCGCGAGCGCGAACACATCCTCGACCTCTTCGAGGACGTGTGCGGGGCACGGCTGACGTACAGCTACCTCACGATCGGCGGGGCGCACGACGACCTGCCGGCCGGTTTCACGGACCGCGTGCGGAAGTTCCTCGCGTACTTCAAGCCGCGCATCCCGGAGTACCACGCGCTGCTCACGGACAACCACATCTTCGTGAAGCGCACCGCCGGGATCGGCGTGCTGTCGAAGCAGATGGCCCTCGACTACGGGTGCACCGGTCCGATGCTCCGCGGGTCGCTCGACCGCACGAAGGGCGACCCGGACTGGGACCTGCGCAAAACCGAACCGTACTCGGGCTACGAGCAGTACGCCTTCGACGTCCCGCTGCCGCCCTACGACCGCGCGCCGCACGGGGCCGCCATCGGTGACTGCTGGCACCGGTTCTACGTGCGGATGCTGGAGGTGGTGGAAGCGATTAAGATCGTCGAGCAGGCGGCGGCGAAGTACGACGCGATCCACGCCGAAGGCGAGCGCGCGCGAGCCGAGTTCGCGGCCCGCAAGCCGACGCTTTCGGCCGACGACCTGAAGAAGGCCGAGAGCGAATGGGCGACGCTCTTGAAGACGAAGTACGCCCACCGTGTCGAGCCGCCGCGCCAGCTCACGCCGGGCGAGTGCTACGTCGAAACGGAGTGCCCGCGCGGACAGATGGGGTTCCACGTCGTCGGTCGGCCGTCGAAGGAGAACGTGCCGCTCCGCGTGCGGGCGCGGTCGAGCTGCTTCGCGAACCTGAGCGTGACCGGCGAGTTGTGCAAGGGGTGCCTGATCGCCGACATCCCGGCCATCGTGGGGAGCATTGACGTGGTGATGGGGGAGATTGACAGGTAG
- a CDS encoding GNAT family N-acetyltransferase produces the protein MTTTIERLSRQHQRDGFDCGKPPLNDFLARFVSQYEKRNLARTYVLVRPGDVKVLGYYTLASSAIEFDSLPAANTKKLPEHPIPAVLLARLAVDLSGRGQGLGGRLLLDCFERCLLLADQIGIHSVTVDAIDDEAARFYEHFGFTCFPEQPSKLFLPISVIKQSAAD, from the coding sequence ATGACAACGACAATCGAACGCCTGAGTAGGCAGCACCAGAGAGATGGTTTCGACTGTGGGAAGCCGCCACTCAACGATTTTCTTGCGCGGTTTGTGTCACAATACGAAAAACGGAATTTGGCTCGAACGTATGTGCTTGTGCGCCCCGGTGATGTGAAAGTCCTCGGCTACTACACGCTGGCGAGCAGTGCGATCGAGTTTGATTCTCTCCCAGCAGCCAACACAAAGAAGTTGCCGGAACATCCGATTCCGGCCGTTCTGCTGGCGCGGCTTGCGGTTGATCTTTCGGGACGCGGGCAAGGGTTGGGCGGTCGCTTGTTGCTGGATTGTTTCGAGCGGTGCTTGCTGTTGGCCGACCAGATTGGGATTCACTCGGTTACAGTCGATGCAATCGACGACGAGGCCGCTCGATTCTACGAACACTTCGGCTTTACTTGCTTTCCAGAACAGCCGAGCAAGTTGTTTCTCCCCATCAGTGTCATTAAACAATCGGCCGCAGATTAA
- a CDS encoding type II toxin-antitoxin system TacA family antitoxin, with the protein MGNEQMLTTVPEVRVTDNKARLTLPKGFANSTVLVEVVSDVEIIVRKAKVVPLSEDEELPPLPHVQPLSDADRDLFLAVLDNPPPPNAALRKLMSKKQAKPAT; encoded by the coding sequence ATGGGAAACGAACAGATGCTAACAACTGTCCCCGAGGTGCGAGTCACCGATAACAAGGCGCGCCTGACGCTCCCGAAGGGCTTTGCCAACTCAACTGTCCTTGTCGAAGTCGTGAGTGACGTGGAAATCATCGTGCGTAAGGCAAAGGTCGTTCCGCTCTCGGAAGACGAAGAACTCCCGCCGCTGCCGCACGTTCAACCGCTCAGCGACGCGGATCGCGACCTGTTCCTTGCGGTGCTCGACAACCCACCCCCACCGAATGCGGCACTGCGCAAGCTCATGTCGAAAAAGCAGGCCAAGCCCGCGACGTAA
- a CDS encoding winged helix-turn-helix transcriptional regulator, giving the protein MKRKSLDNDVCPVARSLEAVGDVWSVLIVRQAFAGKRRFGEFQTSLGVAKNILTVRLRKLVSLGVLEQVPAADGSAYHEYALTEKGRGLYLVLTAIRQWGETCGGAAKYVLIDRRDRKPVKPLAFYAHDGRELGDGDMELVPAAEV; this is encoded by the coding sequence ATGAAACGCAAGAGCTTAGACAACGACGTGTGCCCCGTCGCGCGGTCCCTCGAAGCCGTTGGCGACGTGTGGTCCGTGCTGATCGTCCGTCAGGCGTTCGCGGGGAAGCGTCGCTTCGGGGAGTTCCAGACCAGCCTCGGCGTGGCGAAGAACATTCTGACCGTGCGGCTACGGAAGCTGGTCTCGCTGGGGGTGCTCGAACAGGTTCCTGCCGCCGATGGCAGCGCGTATCACGAGTACGCTCTCACCGAAAAGGGGCGCGGGTTGTACCTGGTGCTGACGGCGATCCGGCAGTGGGGTGAGACGTGCGGCGGAGCAGCAAAATACGTGCTGATCGATCGTCGAGATCGGAAGCCGGTGAAACCGCTGGCGTTCTACGCTCATGACGGACGGGAGTTGGGCGATGGCGACATGGAACTGGTGCCCGCAGCAGAAGTCTGA